Proteins co-encoded in one Hymenobacter swuensis DY53 genomic window:
- a CDS encoding DNA repair ATPase: protein MEAQATQLETGTYEILRNRLLKSSTDLRQRLDQLNTERKQVFGAVDTRLLGTGRISTENNCVAWDMVPVGQRFIFGYNVVLGLKAEPDLADVFGVYEYAGHDFRPLGLELLQHPQFLEEFRNLYRYYKNTQFVKFAVIGVHLFMVFRVGKSASDVKTFKWLVQGDTLTYLDNRSDHEYTFPPQHEFQWKRATRDMQRGGKHPHISIEDKVFVETVGGDLTIKIEDNTSTGHGILSEPVDDKDQTLDDSEIYFAVVGNLILLKIRPYQEQTYRYFIFNHKLKTAQRLDALADACVLLPDGQGLIFPHGFYLQTGDNKLFDNGLREMLFEKRVVSPNGEDFLYVFFNKDHGTYLLLSYNRIAQRVDNPIVCHGYALFENGELCYFRADDEPKKHHAVQIWQTPYTAPDFQLPVTSDSYLYKLGNKEIVRAMSEVQEVLTLAGKDDSYAGLYLDLIRQTTALTDAYHWLREPAAQALAEPLAEIRQTATAAVEEFEKVQSIRKNTAQQTAVVFQKADELTGRIRRSAPDTVTEFVQLLGELRGVRGEVISLKELRYVELPAVEKHAQDLESLSKEVALQTVDFLLRPDALLPYSQRVQAIADGVEQVQKTIEADQREQETAAVAQELELLIEVVSNLPIPDPTQTTAIIDNISTVYARFNQIRAALKRRRQALAGTEAQAEFTAQLKLLEQALTNYLDLADTPAKCDEYLTKLMVQLEELEGKFPDFDQFIEQLTTRREQVVEAFESKKTALVAARNQRASALLQSAERLLKAVQSRVSRLESVADINGYFAADVMVEKVRQTAQDLLSLGDSVKADDVQSRLKTLRENAVRQLRDRADLFADGGQTLRFGTHAFTVNTQPLELTVVLRDGDLHYHLTGTNFFQKITDPALLASRPVWEQTVVSENQDVYRAEFLAWRILQAAQHPAPANPEAGHPAVLSVPELGHLSAAELLSYVQQFMAARYQEGYLKGVHDHDAALLLTALVRLTRTADLLRYPADTRAAAALYWLRFADPDQRAHWERQLQGIGVLLQVFPDSQEFDALKAELQTAIETFATQTGLFTPAQVQEAGDYLFHELTHTGSFIISQEAADLHQQFQKQLQERHATDLFQQSIDQLQDQPVAQFQLVRQWVQAANPTPQPPPLRDRGSLASENGAGVSQQTTSNDNRQAPPIPKDSAHKADAGSGGEVAVLLLTQTFDPARVVHTPTTENLDGFQGTHPRIVSTNNGQLTTNNYHLNFPEFRRRLLHYDRATVAQYEQFQETKKQLLARAAEDMRLEDFRPRVLTSFVRNRLIDQVYLPLIGANLAKQIGTAGEGKRTDLMGLLLLISPPGYGKTTLMEYVANRLGLIFMKINGPAIGHAVTSVDPAQAPNAGARQELEKLNLAFEMGDNVMIYVDDIQHCNPEFLQKFISLCDAQRKIEGVYQGRPRTYDFRGRKVAVVMAGNPYTESGDVFQLPDMLANRADIYNLGDILTAGSEEAFRLSYLENALTSNTALARLATQSPQDVPALIRLAETGQQDGLSFEGNHSPEELNEYVAVLGQLLRLRDVVAKVNAAYIASAAQADAYRTEPPFKLQGSYRNMNKLAEKVRPVMNDQEITDLLAAHYESEAQTLTSATEANLLKLRELLGWLTPEQTARWQQIKQTYLDNLRHSGPAQLLQMLEKLENIAGGLSGIREALKRE from the coding sequence ATGGAAGCTCAAGCTACCCAACTCGAAACCGGCACCTACGAAATCCTGCGCAACCGCCTGCTCAAGAGCAGCACCGACCTGCGCCAGCGCCTCGACCAGCTCAACACGGAGCGCAAGCAGGTGTTCGGGGCCGTGGATACGCGCCTGTTGGGCACCGGCCGCATCAGCACCGAAAATAACTGCGTGGCCTGGGACATGGTGCCGGTGGGCCAGCGGTTCATCTTCGGCTATAATGTGGTGCTGGGGCTGAAGGCAGAGCCAGATCTGGCCGACGTGTTTGGGGTGTACGAGTACGCCGGGCACGATTTCCGGCCGCTGGGGCTGGAGCTGCTGCAGCACCCGCAGTTTCTGGAGGAGTTCCGCAACCTCTACCGCTACTACAAAAACACCCAGTTCGTGAAGTTCGCCGTCATTGGCGTGCACCTGTTCATGGTGTTTCGGGTGGGTAAGAGTGCGTCGGATGTGAAGACGTTTAAGTGGCTGGTGCAAGGTGATACACTGACCTACCTCGACAACCGCTCCGACCACGAGTACACCTTCCCGCCCCAGCACGAGTTCCAGTGGAAGCGCGCCACCCGCGACATGCAGCGCGGCGGCAAGCATCCCCACATCAGCATCGAGGACAAGGTGTTCGTGGAAACCGTGGGCGGCGACCTGACCATCAAAATCGAGGACAACACCAGCACCGGCCACGGCATTCTGAGCGAGCCGGTCGATGATAAGGATCAGACCCTCGACGACTCGGAAATCTACTTTGCGGTGGTCGGCAACCTGATTCTGCTCAAGATCCGGCCCTACCAGGAGCAGACGTATCGTTACTTCATCTTCAACCACAAGCTCAAAACCGCCCAGCGCCTCGATGCCCTGGCCGATGCCTGCGTGCTGCTGCCCGATGGCCAGGGCCTGATCTTCCCCCACGGCTTCTACCTGCAAACCGGCGACAACAAGCTATTCGACAACGGCCTGCGCGAGATGCTGTTTGAGAAGCGCGTGGTGTCGCCGAACGGGGAGGATTTTCTGTACGTGTTCTTCAACAAGGACCACGGCACCTACCTGCTGCTGAGCTACAACCGCATTGCCCAGCGCGTGGACAACCCCATCGTGTGCCACGGCTACGCTTTGTTTGAGAACGGCGAGCTGTGCTACTTCCGGGCCGACGACGAGCCCAAGAAGCACCACGCCGTGCAGATCTGGCAGACGCCCTACACCGCCCCCGATTTCCAGCTGCCCGTCACCTCCGATTCCTACCTCTACAAGCTGGGCAACAAGGAAATCGTGCGGGCCATGAGCGAGGTGCAGGAAGTGCTGACCCTCGCCGGCAAGGACGACAGCTACGCCGGCCTCTACCTCGACCTGATCCGCCAGACCACCGCCCTCACCGACGCCTACCACTGGCTGCGCGAGCCGGCGGCCCAGGCGTTGGCCGAGCCCCTGGCCGAAATCCGCCAGACGGCCACGGCGGCCGTGGAGGAGTTTGAGAAGGTGCAAAGCATCCGCAAAAACACGGCCCAGCAAACGGCCGTCGTGTTTCAGAAAGCCGACGAGCTGACCGGCCGCATCCGCCGCTCGGCGCCCGATACCGTCACGGAGTTTGTGCAGCTGCTGGGCGAGTTGCGCGGGGTGCGTGGCGAGGTAATTTCGCTGAAGGAGTTGCGCTACGTAGAGCTACCGGCCGTGGAAAAGCACGCCCAGGACCTCGAAAGCCTGAGCAAGGAAGTTGCGCTGCAAACCGTGGACTTCCTGCTCCGGCCCGATGCCCTCCTGCCCTATTCCCAGCGCGTGCAGGCCATTGCCGACGGCGTAGAGCAGGTCCAGAAAACCATCGAAGCCGACCAGCGCGAGCAGGAAACCGCCGCCGTAGCCCAGGAGCTGGAGCTGCTGATTGAGGTGGTCAGCAACCTGCCCATCCCCGACCCCACCCAGACCACGGCCATCATCGACAACATCTCGACGGTGTACGCCCGCTTCAACCAGATTCGGGCGGCCCTGAAGCGGCGGCGGCAGGCGCTGGCCGGCACCGAGGCCCAGGCCGAGTTTACCGCTCAGCTCAAGCTGCTGGAGCAGGCCCTCACCAACTACCTCGACCTGGCCGACACGCCCGCCAAGTGCGACGAGTACCTCACCAAGCTCATGGTGCAACTCGAAGAGCTGGAGGGCAAGTTTCCCGACTTCGACCAGTTCATTGAGCAGCTCACCACCCGCCGCGAGCAGGTGGTGGAGGCCTTCGAGTCGAAGAAAACCGCCCTGGTGGCCGCCCGCAACCAGCGCGCCTCGGCCCTGCTGCAAAGCGCCGAGCGGCTACTGAAGGCGGTGCAAAGCCGCGTAAGCCGGCTGGAATCGGTGGCCGACATCAACGGGTACTTTGCCGCCGACGTGATGGTGGAAAAGGTGCGCCAGACCGCCCAGGACCTGCTCAGCCTCGGCGACTCGGTGAAGGCCGACGACGTGCAGAGCCGCCTGAAAACCCTGCGCGAAAACGCCGTGCGCCAGCTCCGCGACCGGGCCGACCTGTTCGCCGACGGCGGCCAGACCCTGCGCTTCGGCACCCACGCCTTCACGGTGAACACCCAGCCCCTGGAGCTGACCGTAGTGCTGCGCGACGGCGACCTGCACTACCACCTCACCGGCACCAACTTCTTCCAGAAGATAACCGACCCGGCCCTGCTGGCCTCCCGGCCCGTGTGGGAGCAAACCGTGGTGTCGGAAAACCAGGATGTGTACCGGGCCGAATTCCTGGCCTGGCGCATTCTGCAGGCGGCCCAGCACCCCGCCCCCGCCAACCCCGAGGCCGGCCACCCCGCCGTGCTGTCGGTGCCCGAGCTGGGCCACCTGAGCGCCGCCGAGCTGCTGAGCTACGTGCAGCAGTTCATGGCCGCGCGCTACCAGGAAGGCTACCTCAAAGGCGTGCACGACCACGACGCCGCCCTGCTGCTCACGGCCCTGGTGCGCCTCACCCGTACCGCCGACCTGCTCCGCTACCCCGCCGACACCCGCGCCGCCGCCGCCCTCTACTGGCTGCGCTTCGCTGACCCCGACCAGCGCGCCCACTGGGAGCGGCAGCTGCAGGGCATCGGCGTGCTGCTCCAGGTCTTCCCCGATTCGCAGGAGTTCGACGCCCTCAAAGCCGAGCTGCAAACCGCCATCGAAACCTTCGCCACGCAAACCGGCCTGTTCACCCCCGCCCAGGTGCAGGAAGCCGGCGACTACCTGTTCCACGAGCTGACCCACACCGGTTCCTTCATCATCTCCCAGGAAGCCGCCGACCTGCACCAGCAGTTCCAGAAGCAGCTGCAGGAGCGCCACGCCACCGACCTCTTCCAGCAGTCCATCGACCAGCTCCAGGACCAGCCCGTAGCGCAGTTCCAGCTGGTGCGCCAGTGGGTGCAGGCGGCGAACCCCACCCCCCAGCCCCCTCCCCTCCGGGATAGGGGAAGCCTCGCGTCAGAAAACGGCGCTGGCGTATCACAACAAACTACGTCAAATGATAATCGTCAGGCTCCCCCTATCCCTAAGGACTCTGCGCATAAAGCAGATGCGGGGTCGGGGGGTGAGGTAGCCGTCCTGCTGCTCACCCAAACCTTCGACCCCGCCCGCGTCGTCCACACGCCCACCACTGAAAACCTCGACGGCTTCCAGGGCACCCACCCGCGCATCGTTTCCACTAACAACGGACAACTAACAACTAACAACTACCACCTCAACTTCCCCGAGTTCCGCCGCCGCCTGCTGCACTACGACCGCGCCACTGTGGCCCAGTACGAGCAGTTTCAGGAGACGAAGAAGCAGCTGCTGGCCCGGGCCGCCGAGGATATGCGCCTGGAAGACTTCCGGCCCCGTGTGCTCACGTCCTTCGTGCGCAACCGCCTCATCGACCAGGTGTACCTGCCGCTCATCGGGGCCAACCTGGCCAAGCAGATCGGGACGGCCGGCGAGGGTAAGCGCACCGACCTGATGGGGCTGCTCCTGCTGATTTCGCCGCCCGGTTACGGCAAAACCACCCTCATGGAGTACGTGGCCAACCGCCTGGGTCTCATCTTCATGAAAATCAACGGCCCGGCCATCGGCCACGCCGTGACGAGCGTGGACCCCGCCCAGGCCCCCAACGCCGGGGCCCGGCAGGAGCTGGAGAAGCTGAACCTAGCCTTCGAGATGGGCGACAACGTGATGATCTACGTCGACGACATTCAGCACTGCAACCCCGAGTTTCTGCAGAAGTTTATCTCGCTCTGCGACGCCCAGCGCAAGATTGAGGGCGTGTACCAGGGCCGCCCCCGCACCTACGACTTCCGGGGCCGCAAAGTGGCCGTGGTGATGGCCGGCAACCCTTATACCGAAAGTGGCGACGTATTCCAGCTGCCCGACATGCTGGCCAACCGCGCCGACATCTACAACCTCGGCGACATCCTCACGGCGGGCTCCGAAGAGGCATTCCGCCTCTCCTACCTCGAAAATGCCCTCACCAGCAACACGGCCCTGGCCCGCCTCGCCACCCAAAGCCCCCAGGACGTGCCCGCCCTCATCCGCCTCGCCGAAACCGGGCAGCAGGACGGCCTCAGCTTCGAGGGCAACCACTCGCCCGAGGAGCTCAACGAGTACGTGGCCGTGCTCGGCCAGCTGCTGCGCCTGCGCGATGTGGTGGCCAAGGTAAATGCCGCCTACATTGCCAGCGCTGCCCAGGCCGACGCCTACCGCACCGAGCCGCCGTTCAAGCTGCAAGGCTCCTACCGCAACATGAACAAGCTGGCCGAGAAAGTCCGCCCCGTGATGAACGACCAGGAAATCACCGACCTGCTGGCCGCCCACTATGAAAGCGAGGCACAGACCCTGACCAGCGCCACCGAAGCCAACTTGCTCAAGCTGCGCGAACTACTCGGCTGGCTCACCCCCGAACAAACCGCCCGCTGGCAACAAATCAAGCAAACCTACCTCGACAACCTCCGCCACTCCGGCCCCGCCCAGCTCCTGCAGATGCTGGAGAAACTGGAAAACATAGCCGGCGGATTGAGCGGGATTCGGGAGGCGCTAAAGCGGGAGTAG
- a CDS encoding DUF3592 domain-containing protein: MLALGCAFGAYLFYYFLGRYHEQRLIQQHGETTQGTVVALIPIYDPEYSNDVNHCSYDPIIQFQPSTGAPIALQYTRATFTDWQVGQQFTVRYLAADPQQFLLPAHWDSNEDWLFTGILLGAATVLISVLAYMS; the protein is encoded by the coding sequence ATGCTGGCACTGGGATGCGCCTTCGGAGCGTACCTCTTCTACTATTTTTTGGGCCGCTACCATGAGCAGCGCCTGATCCAGCAGCACGGCGAAACAACTCAGGGAACAGTAGTTGCCCTGATTCCCATCTATGACCCTGAATATTCCAATGATGTAAACCACTGCAGCTACGACCCTATTATCCAGTTCCAGCCATCCACCGGAGCCCCCATCGCGCTACAGTATACCCGCGCTACATTCACTGACTGGCAGGTAGGCCAACAGTTCACCGTCCGTTACCTCGCCGCCGATCCGCAGCAATTTCTGCTTCCGGCCCACTGGGATTCCAATGAAGACTGGCTGTTTACGGGCATACTGCTGGGGGCAGCTACGGTGCTGATCAGCGTGCTGGCGTATATGAGCTAG
- a CDS encoding DUF3592 domain-containing protein, whose translation MQAPDSTTPQMTRRQTVGIILGLAFCIALFAGLIYFVKADRAEKRALILKNPGYATGIITRVRRYKGRRISVRYTVGGVEHFLRTRVSRNFLRTHAKGDTTAVIYAKSDPANAILKARLRSSRY comes from the coding sequence ATGCAAGCTCCCGATTCTACCACTCCCCAAATGACCCGCCGGCAAACCGTGGGCATCATCCTTGGCCTGGCTTTCTGCATTGCCCTTTTTGCCGGCCTTATCTACTTCGTTAAAGCGGATAGGGCCGAAAAGCGGGCGTTGATTCTGAAAAATCCGGGGTACGCCACGGGCATTATTACCCGAGTCAGAAGGTACAAGGGCCGGCGCATATCCGTGCGGTATACCGTGGGCGGCGTGGAGCATTTCCTTCGGACGCGGGTGTCCAGAAACTTTTTGCGCACCCACGCCAAAGGCGACACTACCGCCGTCATCTACGCTAAATCAGATCCAGCCAATGCTATCCTGAAGGCCCGGTTACGGTCGTCACGATACTAA
- a CDS encoding DUF3592 domain-containing protein has translation MPALIMETILPLLAGASLFLWGLWLWRQRQRLVRTGQFVLGTIVGHDDGPIIQFHTQDQQPITAKPSASPSRRRHLNGASVGLYYNPDNPQEVVLDTTEHKFLPWLFMGMGAVFLMSSILFKGG, from the coding sequence ATGCCAGCGCTTATAATGGAGACTATACTTCCCCTTCTCGCTGGTGCCAGCCTGTTTTTATGGGGTTTGTGGCTTTGGCGACAACGGCAGCGACTTGTGCGCACGGGCCAATTTGTCCTGGGCACGATTGTGGGCCACGACGACGGCCCTATCATCCAGTTTCACACTCAGGATCAACAACCCATAACCGCAAAGCCCTCCGCCAGTCCGTCAAGGCGGCGTCACCTAAACGGAGCTTCTGTTGGGCTATACTACAATCCTGACAATCCGCAGGAAGTTGTGCTTGACACCACAGAGCACAAGTTTTTGCCTTGGCTATTTATGGGTATGGGTGCGGTCTTTCTGATGAGCAGCATCCTTTTCAAAGGCGGATAA
- a CDS encoding DUF3592 domain-containing protein, producing MGSELQIFLWLAMGAACLLSGNTLRHKHQRLAREGQMTTGTVTSVIDDSWLKVFGDQGLYQHSIRFVTADKRWISKSYTNLTDGFQSRYREGDIVDVIYNPTDPEEFIISSSASILGPTVFMLIGLGFISYSAWLVWQF from the coding sequence ATGGGTTCAGAACTTCAAATATTCCTGTGGCTTGCTATGGGTGCCGCTTGCCTTCTATCAGGCAATACCTTACGCCACAAACACCAACGATTAGCCCGAGAGGGCCAAATGACCACCGGCACTGTCACTAGCGTCATCGATGATTCCTGGCTGAAGGTTTTTGGCGACCAAGGACTTTATCAGCATTCAATACGTTTTGTCACTGCTGATAAGCGCTGGATTTCCAAGAGTTACACCAATTTGACTGACGGTTTTCAAAGTCGCTACCGTGAAGGCGACATCGTAGACGTTATATACAACCCCACTGATCCAGAAGAATTTATTATTAGTTCATCTGCTAGTATCCTGGGACCTACCGTGTTCATGCTCATTGGCCTGGGATTTATAAGTTACTCCGCATGGTTGGTTTGGCAATTTTAA
- the phbB gene encoding acetoacetyl-CoA reductase gives MKQNNERIALITGSTGGIGTALCRKLSEDGYRVVGNFRNEEKSVQLQQELDKTGHHIELVHGDVSDFDSVGAMVQHIETNIGPIDILINNAGITRDTSFVKMTKGQWDEVLNTNLNSVFNCTRHVIQGMVERRFGRIINISSINAQKGQYGQTNYSTAKAGMHGFTKSLALEVAKYGITVNTISPGYIETEMVMAVPENIREKIIAQIPVGRLGGPTEIAEAVSFLISAKSGFITGSNFAINGGQHMA, from the coding sequence ATGAAGCAGAACAACGAGCGTATTGCATTAATTACAGGGAGCACCGGGGGTATTGGCACGGCTTTGTGCCGCAAGCTCAGTGAAGACGGCTACCGGGTGGTGGGCAACTTCCGCAACGAGGAAAAATCGGTGCAGCTGCAGCAGGAGCTAGACAAAACCGGCCACCATATTGAGCTGGTACACGGCGACGTGAGCGACTTCGACTCGGTGGGTGCGATGGTGCAGCACATCGAGACGAACATCGGCCCCATTGATATTCTGATCAACAACGCGGGCATCACGCGCGACACGTCGTTCGTGAAGATGACCAAGGGGCAGTGGGACGAGGTGCTGAACACCAACCTCAACAGCGTGTTCAACTGCACCCGCCACGTGATTCAGGGCATGGTGGAGCGCCGCTTCGGCCGCATCATCAACATTTCGTCCATCAACGCCCAGAAGGGCCAGTACGGCCAGACGAACTACTCCACCGCCAAGGCCGGCATGCACGGCTTCACGAAGTCGCTGGCACTGGAAGTGGCTAAGTATGGCATTACGGTTAACACGATTTCGCCCGGCTACATTGAAACCGAAATGGTGATGGCCGTGCCGGAAAACATTCGGGAGAAGATTATTGCCCAGATTCCGGTAGGCCGCCTGGGTGGCCCCACGGAAATTGCCGAAGCCGTATCGTTCCTGATTTCGGCGAAAAGCGGCTTTATCACCGGCTCCAACTTCGCCATCAACGGCGGTCAGCACATGGCGTAA
- a CDS encoding OB-fold-containig protein encodes MTELLHAAVSPPNLLPTGLLVFVLLYWLTVLLGVLDFKTIDVDTDHAGHLGTDGHAAPDTAHAGVSWLNHALAFFNLGRVPLMVFVSLVALPWWVGSILLNYYLGNTSGLLGLALLMPLLLGSLLVGKVLTTPFVRLFAAMEHNHDSGAQPLGKVCTLLLPASQEQLGQASVPQRAGAPLVLNVRAASAASELKKGDTALIIDYDAARRCYLVEPYDAP; translated from the coding sequence ATGACCGAACTTCTACACGCTGCTGTTTCGCCGCCCAACCTGCTGCCGACTGGCCTGCTGGTGTTTGTGCTGCTCTACTGGCTGACGGTGCTGCTGGGGGTGCTCGACTTCAAAACCATCGACGTGGATACCGACCACGCCGGGCACCTGGGCACCGATGGCCACGCCGCGCCCGATACGGCCCATGCGGGCGTGAGCTGGCTGAACCACGCGCTGGCGTTTTTCAACCTGGGCCGGGTGCCGCTGATGGTGTTCGTGAGCCTGGTGGCGCTGCCGTGGTGGGTGGGCAGCATCCTGCTGAATTACTACCTGGGCAACACGTCGGGGCTGCTGGGGCTGGCACTGCTGATGCCGCTGCTGCTGGGTAGCCTGCTGGTAGGCAAGGTGCTGACCACGCCGTTTGTGCGGCTGTTTGCGGCCATGGAGCACAACCACGACAGCGGCGCGCAGCCGCTGGGCAAAGTCTGCACGTTGCTGCTGCCCGCCAGCCAGGAGCAACTGGGCCAGGCCAGCGTGCCGCAGCGTGCCGGCGCGCCGCTGGTGCTCAACGTGCGGGCCGCCTCAGCCGCCAGCGAGCTAAAAAAAGGCGACACGGCCCTGATAATCGATTACGATGCCGCCCGCCGCTGCTACCTTGTGGAGCCCTATGACGCGCCCTGA
- a CDS encoding DUF3592 domain-containing protein: MDKLFFLLFAVIVVGMAFALYKNSHSRLHILRRGKRVPGEIVDLEFFDLFHRFPVVRFRTSSGQLLTLTASDKTHISEFRKGQQVEVCYLPAALDQFVIVSGLDALVKSETEVAKGPYRLKKGQERRANPKGKPDRRTRQPE, encoded by the coding sequence ATGGATAAGCTCTTCTTCCTGCTATTCGCAGTCATTGTTGTGGGAATGGCGTTTGCCCTATATAAAAATTCACACAGCCGCCTACATATTCTCAGGCGTGGCAAGCGGGTTCCAGGCGAAATAGTAGACCTGGAGTTTTTTGATCTGTTTCACCGTTTTCCGGTGGTTCGCTTCAGGACGAGTTCGGGGCAACTCCTGACGCTCACTGCTTCAGATAAGACGCACATCTCTGAGTTTAGAAAGGGCCAGCAAGTCGAGGTTTGCTACCTGCCAGCGGCACTAGATCAATTCGTAATCGTTTCGGGCCTTGACGCCCTGGTCAAGTCAGAAACCGAAGTAGCGAAGGGCCCTTATCGGCTTAAGAAAGGCCAGGAGCGGCGCGCCAACCCGAAAGGCAAACCCGATCGGCGTACTCGGCAGCCTGAATAG
- a CDS encoding pyridoxamine 5'-phosphate oxidase family protein — MGKHYPAISADIQVFIEQQHVFFVGTAAADGRVNISPKGQDTLRVLDANRVAWLNLTGSGNETAAHLLALNRITLMWCAFEGRPNILRLYGTATTYHPRDAEWTTLLPLFPPLPGARQILVVDVDLVQTSCGMAVPFLDFRAERDELNDSMEKRGPEQVAQYWHTRNTRSLDGKPTGI, encoded by the coding sequence ATGGGCAAGCACTACCCCGCCATCAGCGCCGACATTCAGGTCTTTATCGAGCAGCAGCACGTGTTCTTCGTGGGCACCGCCGCCGCCGATGGGCGCGTCAACATCTCCCCCAAGGGCCAGGATACCCTGCGCGTACTCGACGCCAACCGCGTGGCCTGGCTCAACCTGACCGGCAGCGGCAACGAAACCGCCGCCCACCTGCTGGCCCTCAACCGCATCACGCTCATGTGGTGCGCCTTCGAGGGCCGCCCCAACATCCTCCGCCTCTACGGTACCGCCACCACCTACCACCCCCGCGACGCCGAGTGGACCACCCTGCTCCCGCTGTTCCCGCCCCTCCCCGGTGCCCGCCAGATTCTGGTCGTCGACGTCGACCTGGTGCAAACCTCCTGCGGCATGGCCGTCCCCTTCCTCGACTTTCGCGCCGAGCGCGACGAGCTAAACGACAGCATGGAAAAGCGCGGCCCCGAGCAGGTGGCGCAGTACTGGCACACCCGCAACACCCGCAGCCTCGACGGCAAGCCCACCGGCATCTGA
- a CDS encoding PAS domain-containing sensor histidine kinase yields MLDFSALFMARVQASTQVQFVYDIAAGQVVFVNAAYGPVLLGTCAGVNAELPALLARIHPDDQAYLAEHWARWMRGEQLGEIEVRLQRVGELAQWFAAIPYYHVGEAGGPLLVCTLHDISAAKHHQANSDLFNSRKNVTLEVLSHDASGAFIMVEQLAQYLRDELPEAVRPQVAQMLDMLENTSRESVKMIRDLINIEFTAAVATNLKMDRVDLGDIMRGPLAQLQLGYKLLGHHFTYSLPAEAVYVNLDVSKFTQVVINLVSNAMKFTRDEGHVWVTVTGLPDRARVQVADDGIGIPAAMLPHVFERFTRARRLGLRGEETIGLGLSLCKTIVEWHDGTLSVSSVEGKGSVFTVDIPLAEGALSRLPDELVDAVVFQ; encoded by the coding sequence ATGCTTGATTTTTCCGCCCTTTTCATGGCCCGGGTGCAGGCCAGCACCCAGGTGCAGTTCGTCTACGACATAGCCGCCGGGCAGGTGGTTTTCGTGAATGCGGCCTACGGGCCGGTACTGCTGGGCACCTGTGCCGGCGTCAACGCCGAACTCCCCGCTTTGCTGGCCCGCATTCACCCCGACGACCAGGCCTACCTGGCCGAGCACTGGGCGCGGTGGATGCGGGGGGAGCAGCTAGGTGAAATCGAGGTCCGGTTGCAGCGCGTGGGCGAGTTGGCGCAGTGGTTTGCGGCCATTCCCTACTACCATGTGGGCGAAGCCGGTGGCCCGCTACTGGTTTGCACCCTGCACGATATCAGTGCGGCCAAGCACCACCAAGCTAATTCGGACTTATTCAACAGCCGTAAGAACGTGACGCTGGAGGTGCTTTCGCACGACGCGAGCGGGGCCTTTATCATGGTGGAACAGCTGGCGCAATACCTGCGCGACGAGCTGCCGGAGGCGGTCCGGCCCCAGGTCGCTCAGATGCTTGATATGCTGGAGAACACCAGCCGGGAGAGTGTAAAGATGATTCGCGACCTGATCAACATTGAATTCACGGCGGCTGTGGCCACCAACCTGAAGATGGATCGGGTGGACCTGGGCGACATCATGCGCGGCCCGTTGGCGCAGCTGCAACTCGGCTACAAGCTGCTGGGGCACCATTTCACGTACTCGCTGCCGGCGGAGGCGGTGTACGTGAACCTGGACGTGAGCAAGTTCACGCAGGTGGTTATCAACCTGGTGAGCAACGCCATGAAGTTCACCCGCGACGAAGGCCACGTGTGGGTGACCGTGACGGGGCTGCCGGACCGGGCGCGGGTGCAGGTAGCCGACGACGGTATCGGGATTCCGGCGGCCATGCTGCCGCACGTGTTCGAGCGGTTTACCAGGGCCCGGCGGCTGGGCCTGCGGGGCGAGGAAACCATCGGCCTGGGCCTTTCGCTCTGCAAAACCATCGTGGAGTGGCACGACGGCACGCTGTCGGTGAGCAGCGTGGAGGGCAAAGGCAGCGTGTTTACCGTGGACATTCCGCTGGCTGAAGGGGCGCTGAGCCGCCTACCCGACGAATTGGTAGACGCCGTTGTGTTTCAGTAG